A DNA window from bacterium contains the following coding sequences:
- the xseB gene encoding exodeoxyribonuclease VII small subunit, which translates to MSKSKKQDNDGASPDIGGLIPDEDEALDFGIAAAGLPDSAGDTSAATRDSLDDFETTFERLKAIASELEREDIKLGDMVKLFEEGVALIKQCDKFLKEARSRVEKYIQRTDDGRWVIKGLEEADAR; encoded by the coding sequence ATGAGCAAATCGAAAAAACAGGATAACGACGGCGCCTCGCCGGACATCGGCGGGCTTATTCCGGACGAGGACGAAGCGCTGGATTTCGGAATCGCCGCCGCCGGACTGCCCGATTCCGCCGGCGATACGTCCGCGGCCACCCGCGATTCGCTTGACGATTTCGAGACGACGTTCGAGCGGCTGAAGGCCATCGCCTCGGAGCTTGAACGCGAAGATATCAAACTCGGAGATATGGTGAAGCTTTTCGAAGAGGGAGTCGCGCTAATAAAGCAATGCGACAAATTCCTTAAGGAAGCGCGCAGCCGCGTCGAGAAGTACATCCAGCGCACGGACGACGGCCGATGGGTGATCAAGGGGCTGGAAGAAGCGGACGCGAGATAA
- the xseA gene encoding exodeoxyribonuclease VII large subunit — MSFARKTISVTELTTLVKSLLENEPALAAVSVVGEISGLKIYDRHVYFTLKDKESQVRCAWFNGASGAQRIKLKDGDEVVCSGRVTVYLPRGEYQLTVYEVIPRGAGELAVAYEKLKEKLKAQGLFDSERKIPIPALPHRLAIVTSPKAAALQDMLNVHARNAPHVELKLFPSLVQGDGAAAELIRAVALAQADPDGFDALIIARGGGSIEDLWCFNDEALARALADCTIPTISGVGHESDTTICDLVCDLRAPTPTAAMDAATGNWPDVLAQLDALKSAIPARTLRLLNTSGRDFTAASDLRTIRALVGRIEQAEQTADGAASVLSAVPERLCAMRDAATSLIGHRAASAILTRIERTQSDARALESASAKSAIALLKSLADRLSAFQARLEASDLSKHLARGYSIVERASDGTIVTGPADVAHAERLSIRGGGGAYFAVVDMPGGAEEQE, encoded by the coding sequence GTGTCGTTCGCGCGCAAAACGATTTCCGTAACCGAGCTGACCACGCTCGTAAAAAGCCTGCTCGAAAACGAGCCGGCGCTTGCGGCCGTATCCGTCGTAGGCGAAATCAGCGGATTGAAAATCTACGACCGCCACGTTTACTTCACGCTCAAGGACAAGGAAAGCCAGGTGCGGTGCGCATGGTTCAACGGCGCTTCGGGCGCGCAGCGCATCAAGCTCAAGGACGGCGACGAGGTAGTTTGCTCCGGCCGGGTAACCGTATACCTTCCGCGCGGCGAGTACCAGCTCACGGTTTACGAAGTAATCCCGCGCGGCGCGGGCGAGCTTGCGGTCGCGTATGAAAAACTGAAGGAAAAGCTTAAGGCGCAGGGGCTTTTCGACTCGGAGCGCAAGATTCCGATTCCCGCCCTTCCCCACCGGCTGGCAATCGTCACTTCGCCTAAGGCCGCGGCGCTGCAGGATATGCTTAACGTCCATGCGCGCAACGCGCCCCACGTCGAGCTCAAGCTTTTTCCGTCGCTCGTGCAGGGGGACGGCGCGGCCGCGGAACTTATCCGCGCGGTCGCGCTCGCGCAGGCTGATCCGGATGGATTCGACGCGCTGATAATCGCGCGCGGGGGGGGGAGCATCGAGGATTTGTGGTGCTTCAACGACGAAGCGCTTGCGCGCGCGCTCGCCGATTGCACGATTCCGACCATAAGCGGCGTCGGCCACGAAAGCGATACGACGATATGCGATCTCGTCTGCGACCTGCGCGCGCCCACTCCGACCGCGGCGATGGACGCCGCGACCGGCAACTGGCCGGACGTGCTGGCGCAGCTGGACGCGCTCAAATCCGCGATCCCCGCGCGCACTCTGCGGCTGCTCAATACATCCGGACGCGATTTCACCGCAGCGTCCGATTTGCGCACGATCCGCGCGCTCGTCGGAAGAATCGAACAGGCCGAGCAGACCGCCGACGGCGCTGCTTCCGTTTTATCGGCCGTTCCGGAGCGGCTCTGCGCAATGCGCGATGCCGCAACTTCGCTTATCGGGCACCGCGCGGCGTCCGCGATCCTCACGCGCATCGAACGTACCCAATCCGACGCGCGCGCTCTCGAATCCGCGTCCGCGAAATCCGCGATCGCTCTTCTCAAATCGCTCGCCGACCGGCTTTCGGCATTCCAGGCGCGGCTCGAAGCGAGCGATTTGTCGAAGCATCTCGCGCGCGGGTACAGCATAGTCGAGCGCGCTTCCGATGGTACAATCGTGACCGGCCCGGCGGATGTCGCTCATGCCGAGCGGTTGTCCATCCGCGGCGGCGGCGGCGCGTATTTTGCGGTAGTCGATATGCCCGGCGGGGCCGAGGAGCAGGAATGA